A single genomic interval of Cataglyphis hispanica isolate Lineage 1 chromosome 25, ULB_Chis1_1.0, whole genome shotgun sequence harbors:
- the LOC126858542 gene encoding uncharacterized protein LOC126858542: MTHITEPIRKSALDIIRYNLDAAVCNTYITRVVYFGEYNGTHEDLRKRMEDIIHDLQMDHNGMPITGLFLVYPTCYIHLLELIDVPIMMKKLGDRVARYLPESTVFEFLLSIKSPVLKTIEEHLQIYSDVSPSAFWDDNNVWPPPCDIMPRDVFDEQGHRKISYYPNNEK, translated from the exons ATGACTCACATAACCGAACCAATAAGAAAATCTGCTTTAgatataatacgatataatcTTGACGCTGCAGTTTGT aatacTTACATTACACGAGTTGTGTACTTCGGGGAATATAATGGAACTCATGAAGATTTGCGAAAA agaatgGAAGATATTATACATGATTTACAAATGGATCACAATGGAATGCCTATCACAGGATTGTTTCTTGTCTATCCAAcatgttatatacatttattagag TTGATCGATGTTCCAATCATGATGAAGAAGTTGGGAGACAGGGTGGCCCGATATTTGCCCGAAAGTACGGTCTTCGAGTTTCTCTTGAGCATAAAATCGCCTGTTCTAAAAACTATTGAGGAACATCTGCAAATATATTCCGATGTGTCGCCCAGCGCGTTTTGGGacg ATAATAATGTATGGCCACCGCCTTGCGATATCATGCCACGCGACGTGTTCGACGAGCAAGGTCATCGAAAGATTTCGTATTATCCGAACAACGAAAAATGA